The nucleotide sequence ACTGGCAGCAGCACGCCGAGGATCTCGTCGACCTGATCTGGCGCGGGATGGCCACACCGGATGGACCGTTGAACCGGTCGACGCACTGAGGTTAGCCTGCCCTCATGTCCGCGCCCTCCGTCTCCTCCCGCGTTCCGCTCTCGCACGAGATCCACGACGACCTGAACCGCAGGCACTTCGTCGGGGCGGGCCTGCTCACCGTCCTGCTCGCCGGATGCGGTGCACCGGTGACCACGTCCGGCCGGCCCGGGGCGGGGGACCCCTGGGAGTTCACCGACGACGCCGGGACACGGATCGCGCTCCCCGCCCACCCGCGCCGGATCACGGTGGACTCGTTCGTCTGCGGCGCCCTGTGGGACTACGGGATCCGGCCGATCGCCGTCTGGGGCCGCACGACAGCGCCCGGCGGCACGGTGCACCGGGACCTCGGCGACGCCGACCTCTCCACGATGGACGACCTCACCGGCGAGGCGATCACCGAGGTGAATCTGGAACGGCTCGCCGCGGTGGCGCCCGAGATCATCGTGACCTTCGCCTACGACGGTTCACCCGGTTGGACCGCCGAGTCCCAGTTCGACCTGATCCGCGGGATCGCGCCGGTCGCTTCGGTCGACATCGGCAACCGGCCGGTCCGGGACATCTTCGCCGGCTTCGCCCGGATCGCCGAGGCACTCGGCGGTGAGCCGTCGGCCGAGGCCATCGGCACCGCGCGGGCCGGGTTCGATGCGGCCTGCGAGCGGCTGCGGGTCGCGGCGGCCCAGCGGCCCGGCCTGCGGTTACTGGCCGGGGACCTCGATCTGGTGCAGGGCACCGGTCTGTGGGTGAACACCCCGGACTGGCCGCTGTACGCACTGCTCACCGAGTTGGGAGTCGAACTCGTGAACGCCGGGTTCGCCGAGCCGTCGTTCGTCTCGGAGGAGCTGCTCACCGAGCAGCGCGCCGACGCGATCCTGCTGATCAACTCCAATGTCGATCCCGCAGCCTCCTACGACAGCCCGGTGTGGCAGTCGCTGCCGGCCGTCCGGGCCGGGCAGTTCGCCTGGCCGGACCAGCCGCCGGTGCTCTACTCCTACGACAACTACGCGCGGCTGCTGGACCGCATCACCGAGTTGCTGACAGCCTCCCGGCGGCTCGACCCTCAGTAGAGCCGCTGCGCGTAGGACGGGCCGTAGTACTCCTCGATCTGCTCCAGCGGCTCGTCCGGGCGGGCGAGCTGCTTCGCGATCGCCGCGACCGACGGCAGCCGGTCCGCGCCGTCCGGGCGCTCGGCGCCCCACAGCTCGGACCGCAGGAACGCCTTCGGGCAGTGGAAGAACACCTGCTCGACGGCCACCTCGCAGGCCAGCAGCGGACGCCGCCCGCGGACCGCCATGTCGTCGAACCACGGCGCGTCGCGGAGCAAGCGGGCGCGGCCGTTGATCCGCAGTGTGTCGTCGCGCCCCGGGATCAGGAAGATCAGCCCGACGTGCGGGTTCTCCAGGACGTTGCGCCAGCCGTCGACCCGGCCGTTGCCCGGGCGCTCGGGGATCGCGATCGTGCGGTCGTCGACGACGTGCACGAAACCCGCGGGATCGCCCTTCGGGGACACGTCGCAGGTGCCGTCGGCCCCGGAGGTCGCGAGCAGCAGGAACCGCGACACCGCCAGCCACTCCCGGTGCACGTCGACGAGGTGATCGCGCTCCTTCGCCAGCGACGGCGCCCCCGCCGGCCCGGTGATCTCCTCGAGCTCGACGACGGTCCGGATCTCGGTGCCCCCTGGCGCGTCGGTCATCGGTCCACGGTAGGTGCCGCCGCGCCTCGGGGCGCCGCCTTTTCGGGACACCTCATCGGAGCACCGCGAGCAGGTCCGCACCCGACCGCGATCCGGCAGGCTCGCCCGCGGCGGCCATCTCCTCGGCGACCCGCAGCAGCTCGGCGTTGACCGGGGTCGGGACGCCGTGCGCGGCACCCAGCGCGACGATCTCACCGTTGAGGAACCGGGCCTCGATGGTTCCGCTGCCCCGGTGCAGACTCTGCCAGGACGACGACCCGCGCCGGGCCAGCCCGCCGACCGGGCGTTCGGTGATGAGTCCCTCCCGGCGGACCCGGTCGTCGTCACCGGTGCGGGCGCGGATCCCGGCGGCGGCCAGGCAGGCCGCGCCCTCCGCTCCGGCGATCCCGACGAGCTCTGCGAGATCCGGGTCGTCCGGACCGCAGATCGCGTCCGCGGCGTTGCCGAGGTTGGTGAGCAGCTTGCCGTACTTGCCGTCCAGGACGGCCGGATCGGCCCGCGCCGCGAACCCGGCGGCAGCCAGGTCGGCGGCGATCACGCGGCTCGTCGCGTCCGCCCCGGACGGGAATCGGCCGATCTCGAGCACCCCGGGCACCGGCGCCGACGACGCGATCACCACGCCCGGCTCGTAGTGCTCGACCGGGAGGATCACCAGCACCGCCTGCACCCGGTCGAACCGCCGCGCCGCCTCCCGCTCGTTGGCGACGCCGTTCTGCGCGCAGGCGACGATGACCTCCGGTGCGATGCCGACGAGCGCGTCCAGCACCGGCACCGTGTCCTGGGACTTCACCGCGAGCAGGGCGATGTCACCGGGCCGGAACGACACCTCGGTCACCGAGCCGACGGCCGGGATCCGGTGCACGGACCGGCCGTCGGGGGAGTCGAGCCGCAGCCCGTGCTCCCGGATCGTGGCCAGGTGCGCGCCCCGGGCGACCAGCACGACGTCCCGCCCGGCGGCGTGCAGCCGGGCGCCGATCGTGCCGCCCACCGCTCCGGCGCCGACCACCACGTAGCGGGTGTTCACGCGTCGTGCACCCGGACCAGGGTGGCCGGCGCCTTCCGGCGCCACGCCTCCTCGATCAGCTCGGCGAGCTGCCCGGGATCGACCCGGGCCAGGTCGACGAGGATCGAGCCGTGGCCGTCGTAGTGCGCCGTGGTGCTGTAGGCCGGGTCGCCG is from Pseudonocardia autotrophica and encodes:
- a CDS encoding TroA family protein — translated: MSAPSVSSRVPLSHEIHDDLNRRHFVGAGLLTVLLAGCGAPVTTSGRPGAGDPWEFTDDAGTRIALPAHPRRITVDSFVCGALWDYGIRPIAVWGRTTAPGGTVHRDLGDADLSTMDDLTGEAITEVNLERLAAVAPEIIVTFAYDGSPGWTAESQFDLIRGIAPVASVDIGNRPVRDIFAGFARIAEALGGEPSAEAIGTARAGFDAACERLRVAAAQRPGLRLLAGDLDLVQGTGLWVNTPDWPLYALLTELGVELVNAGFAEPSFVSEELLTEQRADAILLINSNVDPAASYDSPVWQSLPAVRAGQFAWPDQPPVLYSYDNYARLLDRITELLTASRRLDPQ
- a CDS encoding pyridoxamine 5'-phosphate oxidase family protein, producing MTDAPGGTEIRTVVELEEITGPAGAPSLAKERDHLVDVHREWLAVSRFLLLATSGADGTCDVSPKGDPAGFVHVVDDRTIAIPERPGNGRVDGWRNVLENPHVGLIFLIPGRDDTLRINGRARLLRDAPWFDDMAVRGRRPLLACEVAVEQVFFHCPKAFLRSELWGAERPDGADRLPSVAAIAKQLARPDEPLEQIEEYYGPSYAQRLY
- a CDS encoding ketopantoate reductase family protein, with the protein product MNTRYVVVGAGAVGGTIGARLHAAGRDVVLVARGAHLATIREHGLRLDSPDGRSVHRIPAVGSVTEVSFRPGDIALLAVKSQDTVPVLDALVGIAPEVIVACAQNGVANEREAARRFDRVQAVLVILPVEHYEPGVVIASSAPVPGVLEIGRFPSGADATSRVIAADLAAAGFAARADPAVLDGKYGKLLTNLGNAADAICGPDDPDLAELVGIAGAEGAACLAAAGIRARTGDDDRVRREGLITERPVGGLARRGSSSWQSLHRGSGTIEARFLNGEIVALGAAHGVPTPVNAELLRVAEEMAAAGEPAGSRSGADLLAVLR